A single region of the Halopiger xanaduensis SH-6 genome encodes:
- the ppk1 gene encoding polyphosphate kinase 1 gives MSDGGSPRDDESADDEPTLAFRSDEGGGDRAADATDVQSDDDVENTTAESAPDADSGDATTDTESLLERQSRPASLDVDLSDPRYYLNRELSELAFQRRVLHEAIDEKNPLLERVKFLAIFTKNVDEFIRKRVGGLKQQIAAGITEETPDGRTPREQWREVLDETHELLERQAACYRDEIEPALADEGIDIVDYADLSDSERREVRDYFESSVLPTLTPLTFDPAHPFPFISNQSLSLAVLTRERSGDDLTFSRVKIPRNQVRFVQLGEGDGDDRYVLLEEVVRENLDLLFPDVEIVDTALFRVTRNAEVRRDEEVAEDLIEMVEEVLEERRFATVVRLEIEQEPPEQIREILTRELDLDDREVFELAGPLDYRDFFELADLDRPELRLPEWTPQSHPRLGSREDGRSIFDVIRDRDVLVHHPYHAFEDTVQRFLEEAANDPDVLAIKAAIYRTASDSKIVETLIEAARNGKQVAVMVELKARFDEENNLEWAKKLEEEGIHVAYGTIGYKTHTKTSLVVREEDDGVQLYSHIGTGNYHSETAKQYEDLGLLTADRDIGQDLVRVFNYFTGHSMHREYRKLLVAPGNMRERFVDLVREAAERARNGEDARIVLKVNRLEDPELVRELYAASMAGVDIDLIVRDICRLRPGLEDVSETITVHSVVGRFLEHSRIFYFRAGGEERYFTGSADWMERNLDNRVEAVAPIEDPRLQSRLDEVLETLLADTRNRWVMRSDGSYERCRQRVDEPSPDAHATFMEAAWERTTRH, from the coding sequence ATGAGTGACGGAGGGTCGCCGAGGGACGACGAGTCGGCCGACGACGAACCGACCCTCGCGTTCCGGTCGGACGAGGGCGGAGGCGACCGCGCTGCCGACGCGACTGACGTCCAATCGGACGACGATGTCGAGAACACCACAGCCGAATCCGCGCCGGATGCGGATTCCGGCGACGCGACGACCGACACAGAATCACTCCTCGAGCGCCAATCCCGACCGGCGTCACTCGACGTCGATCTCTCCGATCCGAGGTACTACCTCAACCGCGAACTCAGCGAACTCGCCTTCCAGCGGCGGGTGCTTCACGAAGCGATCGACGAGAAGAACCCGCTGCTCGAGCGCGTGAAGTTCCTCGCGATCTTCACGAAGAACGTCGACGAGTTCATCCGCAAGCGCGTCGGCGGGCTGAAACAGCAGATCGCCGCCGGCATCACCGAGGAAACGCCCGACGGACGTACGCCCCGCGAGCAGTGGCGCGAAGTGCTGGACGAAACCCACGAACTCCTCGAGCGGCAAGCCGCGTGTTACCGCGACGAGATCGAGCCCGCGCTGGCCGACGAGGGGATCGACATCGTCGACTACGCGGACCTCTCGGACTCCGAACGCCGCGAGGTCCGGGACTACTTCGAGAGTTCGGTGCTGCCGACGCTAACCCCGCTGACCTTCGATCCGGCCCACCCGTTCCCGTTCATCTCGAATCAGAGCCTCTCGCTGGCCGTGCTCACGCGCGAACGGTCGGGCGACGACCTGACGTTCTCGCGGGTGAAGATTCCGCGCAATCAGGTCCGGTTCGTCCAGCTCGGCGAGGGCGACGGCGACGACCGCTACGTCCTCTTAGAGGAGGTCGTCCGCGAGAACCTCGATCTGCTCTTTCCCGACGTCGAGATCGTCGACACGGCGCTGTTCCGCGTGACCCGCAACGCCGAGGTGCGCCGCGACGAGGAGGTCGCCGAGGACCTGATCGAGATGGTCGAGGAGGTCTTAGAGGAGCGGCGGTTCGCGACCGTCGTGCGCCTCGAGATCGAGCAGGAGCCGCCCGAGCAGATCCGCGAGATTCTCACGCGGGAACTCGACCTCGACGATCGGGAGGTGTTCGAACTGGCGGGCCCGCTCGACTACCGGGACTTCTTCGAACTGGCTGACCTCGATCGCCCCGAGTTGCGGTTGCCCGAGTGGACGCCACAGTCGCATCCGCGGCTGGGATCGCGCGAGGACGGTCGCTCGATCTTCGACGTGATCCGCGACCGCGACGTGCTCGTCCACCACCCCTACCACGCCTTCGAGGATACCGTCCAGCGATTCTTAGAGGAGGCGGCTAACGATCCCGACGTGCTGGCGATCAAGGCCGCGATCTACCGGACCGCAAGCGACTCGAAGATCGTCGAGACGCTCATCGAGGCCGCCCGCAACGGCAAACAGGTCGCGGTCATGGTCGAACTCAAGGCTCGCTTCGACGAGGAGAACAACCTCGAGTGGGCCAAGAAACTCGAGGAGGAGGGGATCCACGTCGCCTACGGGACGATCGGCTACAAGACACACACGAAGACGTCGCTGGTCGTCCGCGAGGAGGACGACGGCGTCCAGTTGTACTCCCACATCGGGACCGGCAACTACCACTCCGAGACCGCCAAACAGTACGAGGACCTCGGCCTCCTGACGGCGGATCGGGACATCGGCCAGGACCTCGTGCGCGTGTTCAACTACTTCACCGGTCACTCGATGCACCGCGAGTACCGGAAGCTGCTCGTCGCCCCCGGCAACATGCGCGAGCGGTTCGTCGATCTCGTTCGCGAGGCGGCCGAGCGCGCCCGCAACGGCGAGGACGCCCGGATCGTCCTCAAGGTCAACCGCCTCGAGGACCCGGAACTCGTCCGGGAACTGTACGCGGCGTCGATGGCCGGCGTCGACATCGATCTCATCGTCCGGGACATCTGCCGACTGCGCCCGGGCCTCGAGGACGTCAGCGAGACCATCACCGTCCACAGCGTCGTCGGGCGCTTCCTCGAGCACTCGCGGATCTTCTACTTCCGTGCGGGCGGCGAGGAGCGGTACTTTACCGGGTCGGCGGACTGGATGGAACGCAACCTCGACAACCGCGTCGAAGCGGTCGCCCCGATCGAGGATCCGCGGCTCCAGTCCCGTCTCGACGAGGTTCTCGAGACGCTGCTCGCGGATACCCGAAACCGGTGGGTGATGCGATCGGACGGTTCGTACGAGCGGTGTCGGCAACGGGTCGACGAGCCCTCGCCTGACGCCCACGCGACGTTCATGGAGGCCGCCTGGGAACGAACGACCCGGCACTGA
- a CDS encoding acetylglutamate kinase, whose translation MKRTLAIVLTVALVGGLLFMGTAAAQDNETDQDADLDQAAANVADLAQEQNQANVNSLSGETGDAPLIQVQQTDQTNFGEQSADVEQGIEQDADLEQEIERIVQGALNGETT comes from the coding sequence ATGAAGCGAACACTTGCAATCGTACTCACAGTCGCACTCGTCGGTGGCCTCCTGTTTATGGGCACAGCCGCCGCACAGGACAACGAAACCGACCAAGACGCGGATCTCGACCAAGCCGCTGCGAACGTCGCTGACCTCGCGCAGGAACAGAACCAGGCGAACGTGAACTCGCTCTCCGGCGAGACGGGCGACGCGCCGCTGATCCAGGTCCAGCAGACGGACCAGACGAACTTTGGCGAACAAAGCGCGGACGTTGAGCAAGGCATCGAGCAAGACGCCGATCTCGAGCAGGAGATCGAACGAATCGTCCAAGGGGCCTTGAACGGCGAAACGACGTAG
- a CDS encoding glycosyltransferase, with protein sequence MLEFFFANPLLGALVAVLWAGLLLYGLSAGWWLLEALVLARGWRVADGDRPWGPDDVQVRILTVDAEPVVQATVNAVPNTIADVRVVAESELSIDGATVHVVPDDFDCAAVRKGRAVEWARQNVPCEAEYVLYLDEDTIMTGFDGLPDADIVQFTEKPIYTGSRLAYLCEVFRVGYQLEQLGFHRLRYPLYAWGGGIAVRASLEDAVTWDARTITEDTNFIWRAAAAGDLSYRLLDTRFRNQAPPSVRQLIRQRRRWISGTIADGHILPRRYRPLYYTRVVVWGLSPLVPLVALAASLAPGQLPTLEWYGPTAAGLAGILFVYMGGGLIAYRKHPLLWLPVLALTPVAVVTHAIGALWGIFQPATTFDVTEKVVPETIETLHDELEPGELETHQGTDRLLRESDEAFESSVFGD encoded by the coding sequence ATGCTCGAGTTCTTTTTCGCGAACCCGTTGCTGGGTGCGCTCGTCGCGGTCCTCTGGGCGGGGTTGCTCCTGTACGGCCTCTCGGCGGGCTGGTGGCTCCTCGAGGCCCTCGTGCTCGCTCGCGGCTGGCGCGTCGCCGACGGGGACCGGCCCTGGGGACCGGACGACGTGCAGGTTCGGATCCTGACCGTCGACGCCGAACCCGTCGTCCAGGCGACGGTCAACGCTGTCCCCAACACCATCGCCGACGTCCGCGTCGTCGCCGAATCGGAACTGTCGATCGACGGAGCGACCGTCCACGTCGTCCCCGACGACTTCGACTGCGCGGCCGTCAGAAAGGGCCGGGCCGTCGAGTGGGCCCGGCAAAACGTCCCCTGCGAGGCGGAGTACGTGCTCTACCTCGACGAGGACACGATCATGACCGGCTTCGACGGCCTGCCGGACGCCGATATCGTCCAATTCACCGAGAAGCCGATCTACACCGGCTCGCGGCTCGCGTACCTCTGCGAGGTGTTCCGCGTCGGCTACCAGCTCGAGCAGCTCGGCTTTCACCGCCTGCGGTACCCGCTCTACGCGTGGGGCGGCGGGATCGCGGTCCGCGCGTCGCTCGAGGACGCGGTCACCTGGGACGCACGCACTATCACCGAGGATACGAACTTCATCTGGCGGGCCGCCGCCGCGGGAGACCTCTCCTACCGGCTGCTCGACACCCGCTTTCGCAATCAGGCGCCGCCGTCGGTGCGCCAGTTGATCAGACAGCGCCGCCGGTGGATCTCCGGGACGATCGCCGACGGCCACATCCTGCCGCGACGCTACCGGCCGCTGTACTACACCCGGGTCGTCGTCTGGGGGCTCTCGCCGCTCGTCCCGCTCGTCGCCCTCGCCGCGTCCCTCGCACCGGGGCAACTTCCGACCCTCGAGTGGTACGGTCCGACCGCCGCCGGTCTCGCGGGGATTCTCTTCGTCTACATGGGCGGTGGCCTGATCGCCTATCGGAAACACCCGCTCCTCTGGCTGCCGGTTCTCGCGCTGACGCCGGTCGCCGTCGTGACTCACGCGATCGGCGCGCTCTGGGGTATTTTCCAGCCCGCGACGACGTTCGACGTTACCGAAAAGGTCGTCCCGGAGACGATCGAGACGCTCCACGACGAGTTAGAACCCGGCGAACTCGAGACGCACCAGGGGACCGATCGACTCCTGCGCGAGTCCGACGAGGCGTTCGAATCGTCCGTCTTCGGTGACTAG
- a CDS encoding dolichol kinase, whose protein sequence is MADELKRRLVHASGSGLVALYLLADALELGLTWTRFRVLMVVLATGALVLEFVRLRIGLDWRLYDVLTRDYEEDNPAGYALYLISMTAVVVAFEPKLALPAMLMLALGDPISGAVSDNTLKRVKGPKVLVTMFVVSALLAAPFLAESPLAVLAAAFGATVADGVTLEIRTYIVDDNLTIPIYAAGLAWLALEFGAV, encoded by the coding sequence ATGGCCGACGAACTGAAGCGACGGCTGGTCCACGCGAGCGGCTCCGGGTTGGTCGCGCTCTACCTGCTCGCGGACGCCCTCGAGCTCGGGCTGACGTGGACCCGCTTTCGCGTCCTGATGGTCGTCCTCGCAACCGGCGCGCTCGTCCTCGAGTTCGTTCGGCTCCGGATCGGCCTCGACTGGCGGCTCTACGACGTGCTCACCCGCGACTACGAGGAGGACAACCCCGCGGGGTACGCCCTCTACCTGATCAGCATGACCGCCGTCGTCGTCGCCTTCGAACCCAAACTCGCCCTCCCCGCGATGCTGATGCTCGCGCTCGGCGACCCGATCAGCGGGGCCGTCTCGGACAACACGCTGAAGCGGGTCAAGGGACCGAAGGTGCTGGTCACGATGTTCGTCGTCTCGGCGCTGCTCGCCGCGCCCTTCCTCGCCGAGTCACCGCTGGCCGTGCTCGCGGCGGCGTTCGGCGCGACGGTCGCCGACGGCGTCACGCTCGAGATCCGCACCTACATCGTCGACGACAACCTGACGATCCCGATCTACGCCGCCGGGCTGGCGTGGCTTGCCCTCGAGTTCGGGGCCGTCTGA
- the glyS gene encoding glycine--tRNA ligase, with the protein MSEQQHQDRSTATSEKLVELAKRRGYFFQSSGAYGGVGGFYTFGPQGASLKGNVEDAWRDRFAVAEGNMEIDAPTIMPEPVFEASGHLDGFDDMLVECPECGESHRADHVVEDNTEYEDAESLPIPEVEEVIAEYELVCPSCGAGLAGQAVEAFNLMFATNIGPGDSDPGYLRPETAQGIFVEFPRLKEYARNQLPFGVTQIGRAYRNEISPRRSIIRTREFTQAELEYFVDPETDSPDLSKVEDVEVTLYPASEQNKEDGEEIRTTIGDAVSEGIIGDEWVAYFLGVAKPWYDAVGVDMDRFRFRQHLSGERAHYAADCWDAESEIDGNWIEMAGFAYRGDYDLSKHGEHADDRFTIFKQYDEPKTVERATVDPDMSYLGPEFGGDAQAVVQKLEDLAARDRSAFDGDTVEITLEGETHEVPTEKTGFSVEEQTEAGEHITPHVVEPSFGVDRLVYTVLHHAYREDEVDGEERTYLELEPEVAPTFVGVFPLQSDDELVEQAQEIVDDLREVGLSVTYDDSGNIGRRYRRQDEVGTPFCVTVDFETLEEEETTVTVRERDTTEQKRLPVDELPETLSALREGDLAFEEL; encoded by the coding sequence ATGAGTGAACAACAGCACCAGGACAGGAGCACGGCGACGAGCGAGAAACTGGTCGAACTGGCCAAGCGACGCGGCTACTTCTTCCAGTCCTCCGGGGCGTACGGCGGCGTCGGCGGCTTCTACACCTTCGGCCCGCAGGGCGCGTCGCTGAAGGGCAACGTCGAGGACGCCTGGCGCGACCGGTTCGCGGTCGCCGAGGGCAACATGGAGATCGACGCGCCGACGATCATGCCCGAACCCGTCTTCGAGGCCTCCGGACATCTGGACGGCTTCGACGACATGCTCGTCGAGTGTCCGGAGTGTGGCGAAAGCCACCGCGCGGACCACGTCGTCGAAGATAACACGGAGTACGAGGACGCCGAGAGCCTCCCGATTCCGGAGGTCGAGGAGGTCATCGCCGAGTACGAACTCGTCTGTCCCTCCTGCGGCGCCGGCCTCGCGGGCCAGGCCGTCGAGGCGTTCAACCTCATGTTCGCGACGAACATCGGCCCCGGCGACTCCGATCCCGGCTACCTGCGCCCCGAGACCGCGCAGGGCATCTTCGTCGAGTTCCCGCGGCTGAAGGAGTACGCCCGCAACCAGCTTCCGTTCGGCGTCACCCAGATCGGCCGCGCCTACCGCAACGAGATCAGCCCGCGGCGATCGATCATCCGGACCCGCGAGTTCACGCAGGCCGAACTCGAGTACTTCGTCGACCCCGAAACCGACAGCCCGGACCTCTCGAAGGTCGAGGACGTCGAGGTGACGCTGTACCCGGCCAGCGAACAGAATAAAGAGGACGGCGAGGAGATTCGGACGACGATCGGCGACGCCGTCTCCGAGGGCATCATCGGCGACGAGTGGGTCGCCTACTTCCTCGGCGTCGCGAAGCCGTGGTACGACGCGGTCGGCGTCGACATGGACCGGTTCCGGTTCCGCCAGCACCTCTCGGGCGAGCGGGCCCACTACGCCGCGGACTGCTGGGACGCCGAGAGCGAGATCGACGGCAACTGGATCGAGATGGCCGGCTTCGCCTATCGGGGCGACTACGACCTCTCGAAACACGGCGAGCACGCCGACGACCGGTTTACGATCTTCAAGCAGTACGACGAGCCCAAGACCGTTGAACGCGCGACGGTCGACCCCGACATGAGCTACCTCGGCCCCGAGTTTGGCGGCGACGCCCAGGCCGTCGTCCAGAAGCTCGAGGATCTCGCGGCCCGCGACCGTTCGGCGTTCGACGGCGACACGGTCGAGATCACGCTCGAGGGCGAGACCCACGAGGTTCCGACCGAGAAGACCGGCTTCAGCGTCGAGGAACAGACCGAGGCTGGCGAGCACATCACGCCCCACGTCGTCGAACCCTCCTTCGGCGTCGATCGGCTGGTCTACACCGTCCTGCACCACGCCTACCGCGAGGACGAGGTCGACGGCGAGGAGCGCACGTACCTCGAACTCGAGCCGGAAGTCGCGCCGACCTTCGTGGGCGTCTTCCCGCTCCAGAGCGACGACGAACTGGTCGAACAGGCCCAGGAAATCGTCGACGACCTCCGCGAGGTCGGCCTCTCCGTGACCTACGACGACTCGGGCAACATCGGCCGGCGCTACCGTCGCCAGGACGAGGTCGGCACGCCGTTCTGCGTGACCGTCGACTTCGAGACCCTCGAAGAGGAGGAAACCACCGTCACGGTCCGCGAGCGAGACACCACCGAGCAGAAGCGCCTGCCGGTCGACGAACTCCCCGAGACGCTGTCGGCGCTTCGCGAAGGCGACCTCGCGTTCGAAGAGCTGTAA
- a CDS encoding CBS domain-containing protein: protein MNVADAMTPREDVVTVELPGTRSDVLEYLQEQPFSSVPVVKPTDDGPEYRGLISRNALIEQPDEDQLVMLMDEDVPTTTADTALEDVARTMVEQGARRVPVVDGEFEGIVTVTDVVHAIATGDQPTDGTVEAWASENVNATYEGTPLPVAERELSYANVPYAVALDDDGRMSGILTVVDVLEVARIVEGEEETGDNFGDQDDEWSWEGIKAVGSRYLPTRDIEIPAGPVGEFMSDDVVTVSANASIQEAAQRMISNDIEQIAMVTGEQLVGIVCDIDILEALYE from the coding sequence ATGAACGTAGCCGACGCGATGACGCCCCGCGAGGACGTGGTGACCGTGGAGCTGCCGGGTACCCGGTCCGACGTCCTCGAGTACCTGCAAGAACAGCCGTTCTCGTCGGTCCCGGTGGTCAAGCCGACCGACGACGGTCCCGAGTACCGCGGGCTGATCTCCCGGAACGCCCTGATCGAACAGCCCGACGAGGACCAGCTGGTCATGCTGATGGACGAGGACGTGCCGACCACCACGGCCGACACCGCCCTCGAGGACGTCGCGCGGACGATGGTCGAACAGGGCGCGCGTCGCGTCCCCGTCGTCGACGGCGAGTTCGAGGGGATCGTCACCGTCACCGACGTCGTCCACGCGATCGCGACGGGCGACCAGCCGACCGACGGCACCGTCGAGGCGTGGGCCAGCGAGAACGTGAACGCAACCTACGAGGGGACGCCGCTGCCGGTCGCCGAGCGCGAACTGTCCTACGCGAACGTCCCCTACGCCGTCGCGCTCGACGACGACGGCCGGATGAGCGGCATCCTCACGGTCGTCGACGTGCTCGAGGTCGCCCGGATCGTCGAGGGCGAGGAGGAGACGGGCGACAACTTCGGCGATCAGGACGACGAGTGGTCCTGGGAGGGGATCAAGGCCGTCGGGAGCCGCTACCTGCCGACGCGGGACATCGAGATCCCCGCCGGCCCCGTCGGCGAGTTCATGAGCGACGACGTCGTCACGGTCTCGGCGAACGCGTCGATCCAGGAGGCCGCACAGCGGATGATCAGCAACGACATCGAACAGATTGCGATGGTGACCGGCGAGCAGCTCGTCGGCATCGTCTGCGACATCGATATCTTGGAGGCGCTCTATGAGTGA
- a CDS encoding DUF7556 family protein, protein MATNPHAMTENETIVGSIDSTDASDGDAYVIADISADDAWLSMQADDAPTLTAWR, encoded by the coding sequence ATGGCGACGAACCCCCACGCCATGACGGAGAACGAGACGATCGTCGGCTCGATCGATTCGACCGACGCAAGCGACGGCGACGCGTACGTCATCGCCGATATTTCGGCCGACGACGCCTGGCTTTCGATGCAGGCCGACGACGCGCCGACGCTGACTGCGTGGCGATAA
- a CDS encoding DoxX family protein, which translates to MLLAIESILLQFDGPFAAELFLVARILFGGTLAFTGLNHFLDLESTAGYAEMKGVPAPKASVALSGFALVFGGVGIVLGVFPALAGAALAVFLLVATPTMHDFWAAPEEQRQTEMTQFLKNVGLLGASLAVIGISALEWPYAVGLGFF; encoded by the coding sequence ATGTTACTAGCGATCGAATCGATACTGTTGCAGTTCGACGGCCCGTTTGCGGCCGAACTGTTCCTCGTCGCACGCATCCTGTTCGGCGGCACGCTCGCCTTTACGGGACTGAACCACTTCCTCGACCTCGAGAGCACGGCCGGCTACGCCGAGATGAAGGGCGTTCCGGCGCCGAAAGCGTCGGTCGCGCTGTCCGGCTTCGCGCTCGTGTTCGGCGGCGTCGGCATCGTACTCGGCGTCTTCCCGGCGCTCGCGGGCGCCGCGCTGGCCGTCTTCCTGCTGGTCGCGACGCCGACGATGCACGACTTCTGGGCCGCGCCCGAGGAGCAGCGACAGACCGAAATGACGCAGTTCCTCAAGAACGTCGGCCTGCTCGGCGCGTCGCTCGCCGTGATCGGCATCAGTGCGCTCGAGTGGCCGTACGCGGTCGGACTCGGATTCTTCTAA
- a CDS encoding ABC transporter ATP-binding protein, whose protein sequence is MTAVSDVGRITGETATDVVEGEPLLEVDGLKKYFAQESGLLSGVSIDTSQFPPIDVGRERVKAVDDVSFDVRRGETLGLVGESGCGKSTLGRTILRLLEPTDGTIAFKGEDLAEMSGEALREKRAEMQMIFQDPQASLDPRMTVGRIIEEPMRAHDMLDDEGREARAKELLEKVGLDPHHYERHPHAFSGGQRQRVNLARALSVDPDFVVCDEPVSALDVSIQAQVLNTMDQLQDEFGLTYLFIAHDLSVIRHISDRVAVMYLGNIVELADKEELFENPQHPYTEALLESIPIPDPRKRNARGVLEGEVPSPVNPPSGCRFRTRCPRLIAPERYALTDEEWAHTRAFMRAVKRRTFEPTAAADLEREFFDGDLPSGEAGEIVADAIESIATDSERGAAGGTASAAADGGEVGADAVDWETATDLLLESFAERSICARERPAYEVDPAYGSGTHYAACHLHR, encoded by the coding sequence GTGACGGCCGTGAGTGACGTCGGTCGCATCACCGGCGAGACGGCCACCGACGTCGTCGAGGGGGAGCCGCTGCTCGAGGTCGACGGGCTCAAGAAGTACTTCGCGCAGGAGTCGGGCCTTCTGAGCGGCGTCTCGATCGACACGAGCCAGTTCCCGCCGATCGACGTCGGCCGGGAGCGGGTCAAGGCCGTCGACGACGTGAGCTTCGACGTCCGCCGGGGCGAGACGCTGGGGCTCGTCGGCGAGTCCGGCTGCGGGAAGAGCACCCTCGGCCGGACGATCCTCCGGCTGCTCGAGCCGACCGACGGGACGATCGCGTTCAAGGGTGAGGACCTCGCGGAGATGAGCGGCGAGGCGCTCCGCGAGAAGCGCGCGGAGATGCAGATGATCTTCCAGGACCCGCAGGCGTCGCTCGATCCGCGGATGACGGTCGGCCGGATCATCGAGGAGCCGATGCGCGCCCACGACATGTTGGACGACGAGGGCCGGGAGGCCCGCGCGAAGGAACTGCTCGAGAAGGTCGGGCTGGACCCGCACCACTACGAGCGCCACCCGCACGCGTTCTCGGGCGGCCAGCGCCAGCGGGTCAACCTCGCGCGGGCGCTGTCGGTCGATCCGGACTTCGTCGTCTGCGACGAGCCCGTCTCGGCGCTGGACGTCTCCATCCAGGCGCAGGTGCTGAATACGATGGACCAACTGCAGGACGAGTTCGGCCTGACCTACCTCTTCATCGCCCACGATCTCTCGGTCATCCGCCACATCTCCGACCGCGTAGCGGTGATGTACCTCGGCAATATCGTCGAACTCGCCGACAAGGAAGAGCTGTTCGAGAACCCACAACACCCCTACACGGAGGCGCTGCTCGAGTCGATTCCCATTCCGGACCCGCGGAAGCGAAACGCCCGCGGCGTGCTCGAGGGCGAGGTGCCGAGCCCGGTGAATCCGCCCTCGGGCTGTCGGTTCCGGACCCGGTGTCCGCGCCTGATCGCGCCCGAGCGGTACGCGTTGACCGACGAGGAGTGGGCCCACACGCGGGCGTTCATGCGCGCGGTCAAGCGTCGCACGTTCGAGCCGACGGCGGCCGCCGACCTCGAGCGGGAGTTCTTCGACGGCGACCTGCCGAGCGGCGAGGCCGGCGAAATCGTCGCGGACGCGATCGAGTCGATCGCGACCGATTCCGAGCGGGGCGCCGCCGGAGGAACCGCGAGCGCGGCGGCCGACGGCGGCGAGGTGGGAGCCGACGCCGTCGATTGGGAGACGGCCACCGACCTGCTGCTCGAGTCCTTCGCCGAGCGGAGCATCTGCGCCCGCGAGCGGCCGGCCTACGAGGTCGACCCGGCGTACGGCTCGGGGACCCACTACGCGGCCTGTCACCTCCACCGTTGA
- a CDS encoding ABC transporter ATP-binding protein, whose protein sequence is MSHSEPLLRVENLKTQFFTQAGTVRAVDGISFTVREGEIVGLVGESGAGKSVASMSLLRLVESPGEIVAGEITYKGETIFGLEEGPDGELRERDDVLSEEEIRTRIRGNEIAVIFQDPMESLNPVFTVGGQLREFIELNRGLGKDEARREAIDMLREVGIPDPEERYEEYPHQFSGGMRQRVLIAMALACEPSLIIADEPTTALDVTVEGQIIDLVDELQEKYGTSFIWVTHDMGVVAEICDRVNVMYLGEIVEQAPVDELFHDTKHPYTDALLDSIPRPDRTVEQLEPIEGTMPEAISPPSGCRFHPRCPDAREVCQRVHPETKAVDRAGDHPHRAACVKHEAFDVGYDESPPLRTEPQATADTPESGRSESRSSADGDEEAENASGGSLAGDARADGTGGDGRE, encoded by the coding sequence ATGTCCCACTCCGAACCCCTCCTCCGCGTCGAAAACCTGAAGACACAGTTTTTCACCCAAGCAGGCACGGTCCGCGCCGTCGACGGCATCTCCTTTACGGTCCGCGAGGGCGAGATCGTCGGCCTCGTCGGCGAGAGCGGCGCCGGCAAATCGGTCGCCTCGATGAGCCTCCTCCGCCTCGTCGAGTCGCCCGGCGAAATCGTCGCCGGCGAGATCACCTACAAGGGCGAAACCATCTTCGGCCTCGAGGAAGGCCCGGACGGCGAGTTGCGGGAACGCGACGACGTGCTCTCCGAAGAGGAGATTCGAACCCGGATTCGAGGCAACGAGATCGCCGTCATCTTCCAGGATCCGATGGAGTCGCTGAATCCGGTCTTCACGGTCGGCGGGCAACTGCGGGAGTTCATCGAGTTGAACCGCGGCCTCGGCAAAGACGAGGCTCGACGGGAGGCGATCGACATGCTCCGCGAGGTCGGCATTCCCGACCCCGAGGAGCGCTACGAGGAGTACCCCCACCAGTTCTCGGGCGGGATGCGCCAGCGCGTGCTGATCGCGATGGCGCTGGCCTGCGAACCCAGCCTCATCATCGCCGACGAGCCGACGACGGCGCTGGACGTGACGGTAGAGGGGCAGATCATCGACCTCGTGGACGAACTGCAGGAAAAGTACGGAACGAGCTTCATCTGGGTCACCCACGACATGGGCGTCGTCGCCGAGATCTGCGACCGCGTGAACGTGATGTACCTCGGCGAGATCGTCGAGCAGGCGCCGGTCGACGAGCTCTTCCACGACACGAAACACCCCTACACCGACGCCCTGCTGGATTCGATTCCCCGACCCGATCGGACCGTCGAGCAACTCGAGCCGATCGAGGGGACGATGCCGGAAGCGATCAGTCCGCCCTCCGGCTGTCGGTTCCACCCGCGCTGTCCCGACGCGCGGGAGGTCTGTCAGCGGGTGCATCCGGAGACGAAGGCGGTCGACCGCGCCGGCGACCACCCGCACCGGGCGGCCTGCGTCAAACACGAGGCCTTCGACGTGGGCTACGACGAGAGCCCGCCGCTGCGGACGGAGCCGCAGGCGACCGCCGACACGCCGGAGAGCGGACGGAGCGAGAGCCGCTCGAGCGCCGACGGCGACGAGGAAGCCGAGAACGCGAGCGGCGGGAGTCTCGCCGGCGACGCCCGCGCCGACGGCACCGGAGGTGACGGCCGTGAGTGA